A region of Caldicoprobacter guelmensis DNA encodes the following proteins:
- the truB gene encoding tRNA pseudouridine(55) synthase TruB has protein sequence MDGVINVLKPPGMTSNDVVVYLRRLLKEKVGHTGTLDPGAAGVLPVCVGKATRLADFIVEEDKAYRCEMVLGVETDTLDSYGRIVSTSNQYPSFEDINRVFEEFQGRIRQVPPMHSAIKYRGKKLYEYVRQGQHLDISGLEREVIIYRSAILNYSPPNRVLFEVECSKGTYIRSLCRDIGRRLGCGAYVSFLLRCRTGRYTLSDSYTLHEIEDCFSKGELHELVIPMDKAIDRLERFDVPAVYYKRLINGNPVKLGIVNLKLKRWDCQNPMRIYCKGEFIGVGTAKLEEGYIHIKMDKVLV, from the coding sequence CTGGACGGCGTTATCAATGTGTTGAAGCCACCTGGGATGACTTCCAATGATGTGGTGGTATATCTCCGAAGGTTGCTAAAAGAGAAGGTAGGGCATACTGGTACTTTGGATCCTGGGGCTGCCGGGGTATTGCCCGTTTGTGTGGGCAAGGCCACCAGGCTGGCCGATTTCATCGTTGAAGAAGACAAGGCCTATCGCTGTGAGATGGTCCTGGGGGTTGAGACCGATACGCTGGATTCGTACGGACGGATAGTTTCGACTTCAAATCAATACCCCAGTTTTGAGGATATAAATAGGGTATTTGAAGAGTTTCAAGGACGTATTAGGCAGGTTCCCCCTATGCACTCTGCCATAAAATACAGGGGTAAAAAGCTGTATGAATATGTGCGTCAAGGCCAACATCTGGATATCTCGGGGCTGGAGAGAGAAGTTATCATCTACCGAAGTGCCATACTGAATTACTCGCCACCCAATAGGGTTTTATTTGAAGTTGAGTGCTCAAAAGGCACTTATATACGTTCTTTATGTCGGGATATAGGGCGGAGACTGGGTTGTGGTGCATATGTAAGCTTTTTGTTGAGGTGCCGTACAGGGAGGTATACCCTTAGCGATTCATATACTCTGCACGAAATTGAAGATTGTTTTTCAAAAGGGGAACTACATGAGCTTGTAATCCCCATGGACAAAGCGATTGACAGGCTTGAAAGGTTTGATGTTCCAGCAGTATACTATAAAAGACTCATAAACGGGAATCCTGTAAAATTAGGCATTGTAAATTTAAAGCTTAAGAGATGGGACTGCCAGAACCCTATGAGGATATATTGTAAAGGAGAGTTTATAGGAGTAGGTACGGCAAAACTAGAGGAGGGTTATATCCATATAAAAATGGATAAAGTACTGGTGTAA